A window from Planococcus maritimus encodes these proteins:
- a CDS encoding NAD(P)/FAD-dependent oxidoreductase encodes MKRPSILVLGAGYGGLTTVVNLQKEFGTDAADITLINKNEYHYESTWLHEAAAGTLLPEQVRYDIADVIDTGKVNFVQATVEGIDVDSKKVSTDNGEFTYDYLVIGLGFEGETFGIEGLDTYALSIANVKAARYIREHIEFQFATWSTEDVKNDSRLTIVVGGAGFTGIEFLGELANRVPELCKEYDVPREKVRVICVEAAPMVLPGFDPELVDYAVGHLQAKGIEFSIGTPVVEATPEGVKIKKNDDEFEFIYAGTVVWAAGVRGNRLIEETSIESMRARIKVEKDMRAPGYSDVFIVGDCALMINEETNRPYPPTAQIAMQQGERIAKNIKALAGEGSTEEFVPDLKGTVCSLGDEDAIGVVFGKKVTGKRASFMKKMIDNRALYMIGGPGLVLKKGKFKVL; translated from the coding sequence TTGAAAAGACCGTCAATATTAGTATTAGGTGCAGGCTATGGTGGCTTGACTACTGTAGTGAACTTGCAAAAAGAATTTGGGACAGACGCTGCGGACATTACGCTGATCAACAAAAACGAATATCATTACGAAAGCACGTGGCTTCACGAAGCGGCAGCAGGAACATTGCTTCCGGAACAAGTGCGCTACGATATCGCAGACGTCATCGATACGGGCAAAGTCAATTTTGTCCAAGCTACTGTTGAAGGCATCGACGTTGACAGCAAAAAAGTTTCGACTGACAACGGGGAATTCACTTATGATTACCTTGTGATCGGACTTGGCTTTGAAGGGGAAACATTCGGAATCGAAGGCCTTGACACATATGCATTGTCGATTGCCAACGTAAAAGCGGCGCGTTATATCCGCGAGCACATTGAATTCCAATTTGCGACTTGGTCGACTGAAGACGTGAAGAACGACAGCCGTTTGACGATCGTTGTCGGAGGAGCTGGCTTTACGGGAATCGAATTCCTTGGGGAACTTGCGAACCGTGTGCCTGAACTATGTAAAGAATATGATGTGCCACGTGAAAAAGTGCGCGTTATCTGCGTAGAGGCTGCACCGATGGTCTTGCCAGGATTCGATCCTGAATTGGTAGATTATGCTGTTGGCCATCTTCAGGCGAAAGGCATTGAGTTCTCTATCGGAACGCCTGTCGTAGAAGCGACTCCAGAAGGCGTGAAGATCAAGAAGAATGATGATGAGTTTGAATTCATCTATGCTGGCACAGTTGTTTGGGCAGCTGGTGTCCGCGGAAACCGCTTGATTGAAGAAACATCGATCGAGAGCATGCGCGCACGTATTAAAGTCGAAAAAGACATGCGTGCACCAGGCTACTCCGATGTGTTCATCGTCGGTGACTGCGCATTGATGATCAATGAAGAAACGAATCGTCCATATCCGCCAACTGCACAAATTGCGATGCAGCAAGGCGAACGCATTGCGAAAAACATTAAAGCACTTGCGGGCGAAGGGTCGACTGAAGAGTTCGTACCGGACTTGAAAGGAACTGTTTGCTCACTAGGCGATGAAGATGCAATTGGCGTCGTATTCGGCAAAAAGGTAACAGGAAAACGCGCGTCATTCATGAAGAAAATGATCGACAACCGTGCCTTGTATATGATTGGTGGACCTGGACTTGTCCTGAAAAAAGGTAAATTCAAGGTACTATAA
- a CDS encoding NUDIX domain-containing protein gives MSKSKRGDVWLGAAGLVVNQKNEWLVVKKRYGGLHGKWSLPAGFVEKDETVDQAALREVKEETGIDCRLLGMIGFRSGVIKGRISDNMAVFLLSPIEDGQAIQAQQEELYEAAWRTPAELSIDEDASVMLHEMASYIVEEGFEPIEDVDPGHIFGYTDYKLFFRHK, from the coding sequence ATGTCAAAAAGCAAAAGAGGAGACGTCTGGCTTGGTGCTGCCGGGCTAGTCGTAAATCAAAAGAATGAATGGCTCGTTGTCAAAAAGCGTTACGGCGGGCTACATGGCAAGTGGTCATTGCCAGCGGGATTCGTCGAAAAAGACGAAACCGTGGATCAAGCAGCCTTAAGGGAGGTTAAGGAAGAAACCGGTATTGATTGTCGCTTGCTCGGTATGATCGGCTTTCGCTCAGGTGTTATTAAGGGGAGAATTAGCGATAACATGGCAGTTTTTTTGTTGAGCCCAATTGAGGATGGTCAAGCCATTCAGGCACAGCAAGAAGAGCTGTACGAAGCTGCCTGGCGTACCCCTGCAGAGTTATCAATCGATGAAGACGCTTCAGTCATGCTGCACGAGATGGCTTCCTATATCGTTGAAGAGGGCTTCGAGCCGATAGAAGATGTCGACCCTGGACATATCTTTGGTTATACCGACTACAAATTATTTTTCCGACATAAATAG
- a CDS encoding YuiA family protein, with the protein MTVFKKRATSNHCPYCAGQGYFQLRLGGSETCSCCSGSGKNK; encoded by the coding sequence ATGACAGTCTTCAAGAAAAGAGCAACTAGCAACCATTGCCCTTACTGCGCGGGCCAAGGATATTTCCAATTGCGATTGGGCGGCTCCGAAACGTGCTCCTGCTGTTCAGGATCTGGAAAAAACAAATAA
- a CDS encoding YuiB family protein, giving the protein MNSSFTIVQLIISILLFYVMFFGIGFLLNMLLRMTWLMAVVYPVVILLVIDDVGVFDYFTAPGESFAMLGDTIRSLTGSDIAVLTAGFLGAVTSGFVMKILRKMGYQMF; this is encoded by the coding sequence ATGAACAGTTCATTTACTATTGTCCAATTGATCATTTCCATCTTACTTTTTTATGTAATGTTTTTCGGCATCGGCTTTCTGTTGAACATGCTGCTGCGTATGACGTGGCTCATGGCAGTTGTCTATCCGGTTGTCATTTTGCTCGTAATAGACGATGTCGGTGTGTTTGATTATTTTACGGCTCCAGGCGAATCCTTTGCCATGCTCGGAGATACAATCCGTTCGTTGACGGGCAGCGATATTGCGGTCCTGACAGCCGGTTTTCTCGGGGCAGTTACTTCGGGATTTGTCATGAAAATATTGCGCAAGATGGGGTATCAAATGTTTTGA
- a CDS encoding divergent PAP2 family protein, whose protein sequence is MELLSNTPLMIALFAIFFAQFVKIPIQYAVTRELNWGLFTSTGGMPSSHSAAVTSLTTAVAYEAGISSTVFAVSALFAVITMYDATGVRFQAGQQALTINRLRQDLNNFMEETRKWPSKKEEEKIEELKTLLGHKPSEVFMGALTGIALSVVFYSML, encoded by the coding sequence ATGGAACTCTTATCAAATACGCCATTAATGATCGCGTTGTTTGCGATTTTTTTCGCCCAATTCGTTAAAATTCCCATTCAATATGCAGTTACACGAGAATTGAATTGGGGGCTTTTCACATCGACCGGCGGAATGCCGAGTTCACATTCTGCTGCCGTGACCTCATTGACGACAGCAGTCGCCTATGAGGCAGGCATTTCGTCGACTGTCTTCGCGGTATCCGCCCTTTTCGCGGTCATCACCATGTATGATGCGACAGGGGTTCGTTTTCAGGCCGGGCAACAGGCATTGACCATCAATCGCTTGCGCCAGGATTTGAATAACTTTATGGAAGAAACCCGCAAATGGCCATCCAAAAAAGAGGAAGAGAAAATAGAGGAACTCAAGACGCTGCTCGGCCACAAACCGAGTGAAGTGTTCATGGGGGCACTGACAGGAATTGCGCTGTCCGTCGTCTTCTATAGCATGCTCTAA
- a CDS encoding leucyl aminopeptidase: MEINVLKSTEHNEAEILIVGLSRHPENAEGWKELEKRFDGRLAQWIKAGLSFDSNSLSIYPTLTGDIPRVLFVGIGDRKKLTADDLRRSFGIAGKRLVKEKIRHAAIYTASFENGEVNGEQVAHAAAEGIQMGAYRFADYKTNSNEVDHRLESLSFLTDQSVDAIRQAAFVGTVHAEAVNEARTLVNMPANILTATAMADYARDLGETYGFETEILGGSEIEELGMGALLAVNQGSVEEPRLIVMKYKATDKFEAPIALVGKGITFDTGGYSLKPKDGIVGMKGDMGGAAAVLGAMRIIGELKPAKDVVAVIASTDNMVSGDAFKPDDVITSMSGKTIEILNTDAEGRLVLADAVTYAKQLGASQVVDVATLTGGVIVALGKDKTGALTNDEAFYSKLVDVSKQAGEFVWQLPLTESDKKRLRKSDVADLNNSPGRDGHMIFGGGFVGEFVGDTPWIHLDIAGTSHADGAYDLGPAGGTGAMVRTLALFVEKLGHKE; the protein is encoded by the coding sequence ATGGAAATCAATGTATTGAAATCAACTGAACACAACGAAGCCGAAATTTTGATTGTCGGCTTAAGCCGTCACCCTGAAAATGCGGAGGGCTGGAAAGAATTAGAGAAGCGCTTTGATGGCCGATTGGCACAATGGATCAAAGCCGGCTTGTCATTCGATTCGAACTCGCTGAGCATTTACCCGACCTTGACAGGCGACATCCCGCGTGTGTTATTTGTCGGCATCGGCGACCGGAAAAAATTGACCGCAGACGATTTGCGCCGTTCTTTTGGCATCGCAGGCAAGCGGCTCGTCAAAGAAAAAATTCGCCATGCCGCCATCTACACCGCTTCTTTCGAAAATGGGGAAGTGAACGGGGAACAAGTCGCGCATGCTGCGGCTGAAGGTATTCAAATGGGCGCTTACCGATTTGCCGATTACAAAACCAATTCCAATGAAGTAGATCATCGACTTGAATCACTGAGCTTTTTGACGGATCAGTCGGTAGATGCGATCCGCCAGGCAGCATTTGTCGGAACAGTTCATGCAGAGGCCGTCAACGAAGCAAGAACGCTCGTCAATATGCCGGCTAATATTCTGACGGCAACGGCAATGGCTGATTACGCACGAGATCTCGGTGAGACTTACGGTTTTGAAACAGAAATTCTTGGCGGCAGCGAAATCGAAGAGCTTGGAATGGGCGCACTTTTGGCCGTCAACCAAGGTTCTGTTGAAGAGCCGCGACTGATCGTCATGAAATACAAAGCGACAGATAAGTTTGAAGCACCGATAGCTTTGGTCGGAAAAGGCATCACTTTTGATACGGGCGGCTATTCGCTCAAGCCGAAAGACGGCATTGTCGGCATGAAAGGGGATATGGGCGGAGCGGCCGCTGTGCTCGGCGCCATGCGTATTATCGGTGAATTAAAGCCTGCTAAAGATGTGGTAGCGGTCATTGCTTCTACCGACAATATGGTATCAGGCGATGCCTTCAAACCGGATGATGTCATCACATCGATGAGCGGCAAGACAATTGAAATTCTGAATACTGATGCTGAAGGACGTCTCGTATTGGCGGATGCCGTCACGTATGCCAAACAGCTCGGAGCAAGCCAAGTGGTGGATGTGGCGACGCTTACAGGCGGTGTTATTGTTGCGCTCGGTAAAGACAAAACGGGCGCATTGACGAACGATGAGGCGTTTTACAGCAAACTAGTAGATGTCTCAAAGCAGGCTGGGGAGTTTGTTTGGCAATTGCCGCTTACTGAAAGCGATAAAAAGCGGCTGCGCAAAAGCGATGTCGCAGACTTGAACAATTCACCCGGACGCGATGGGCATATGATATTCGGTGGTGGTTTTGTCGGTGAATTCGTTGGGGATACCCCGTGGATCCATCTCGATATCGCCGGAACATCCCACGCTGATGGAGCGTACGATCTGGGCCCTGCTGGAGGCACTGGCGCCATGGTCAGAACGCTGGCATTATTTGTGGAGAAGTTGGGTCACAAGGAATAA
- the mnhG gene encoding monovalent cation/H(+) antiporter subunit G yields the protein MEILVDILIIVLIGTGVLFSAVTALGLIRLPDVYTRTHAASKSSTLGVLSILLGTFVHFWFKEDIFNTQMVIAIAFLFITQPVAGHLIGRAAYMTGIKVAEETVRDDMGTAIEKRKNNQQEELENE from the coding sequence ATCGAGATTCTCGTTGATATCTTAATTATCGTTTTAATCGGCACTGGCGTCCTATTTAGCGCCGTCACCGCCCTCGGGCTCATCAGACTCCCGGATGTCTATACGCGGACACACGCAGCCTCTAAGAGCTCGACACTTGGTGTATTGTCCATCTTACTCGGAACCTTCGTCCATTTTTGGTTTAAGGAAGATATTTTCAACACCCAGATGGTCATTGCTATCGCCTTTCTGTTCATCACACAGCCCGTCGCCGGCCATTTGATCGGCCGCGCTGCTTATATGACAGGCATCAAAGTCGCAGAAGAAACCGTGCGCGACGATATGGGCACAGCAATTGAAAAACGCAAAAACAACCAGCAGGAAGAACTAGAAAACGAATAA
- a CDS encoding Na(+)/H(+) antiporter subunit F1, whose amino-acid sequence MMMFYWVSLFIVSISFAGLLFRLVKGPTVADRVVALDAIGVTLVSIVALLSMIIETEFFLEVILLMSILSFIGTAAFAKFLERGEIFDRDSR is encoded by the coding sequence ATGATGATGTTTTATTGGGTTTCCCTGTTCATCGTCAGCATATCGTTTGCTGGCTTATTGTTCCGCCTCGTTAAAGGTCCGACAGTTGCAGACCGCGTTGTTGCACTCGATGCAATTGGCGTGACGCTCGTATCGATTGTTGCTTTATTGTCGATGATCATTGAGACAGAATTTTTCCTCGAGGTCATTCTGCTGATGAGTATTCTATCCTTTATCGGAACTGCCGCCTTTGCGAAATTCCTAGAGAGAGGGGAGATTTTCGATCGAGATTCTCGTTGA
- a CDS encoding Na+/H+ antiporter subunit E: MSLQVLLNFFLALVWMFMTVSFTPSGFVIGFLVGLGIIILMRRFFSKRLYVLRIWAVISLFLLFLRELFKSSIQVLSIVISPNMNIKPAIFEMETELNNDWQVTLLSALITLTPGTLVIGISEDQKRLYIHALDFEDIDSAVSSIKNTFERAIQEVSRT, encoded by the coding sequence ATGTCTTTACAAGTTCTATTGAATTTTTTCCTGGCGCTCGTCTGGATGTTTATGACCGTGTCGTTCACTCCTTCCGGCTTCGTTATCGGCTTTTTGGTCGGCCTTGGCATCATCATCCTGATGCGCCGCTTCTTTTCAAAACGGCTATACGTCCTGCGTATCTGGGCAGTGATTTCGCTGTTCTTGTTATTCTTACGTGAGCTTTTCAAATCAAGTATTCAGGTGCTATCCATCGTCATCAGCCCGAATATGAACATCAAACCGGCCATTTTTGAAATGGAAACCGAACTCAATAACGACTGGCAAGTAACTTTGCTGTCAGCATTAATCACTTTGACACCAGGGACCTTGGTCATCGGAATTTCCGAAGACCAAAAACGCCTGTACATCCATGCCTTGGATTTTGAGGACATCGATTCCGCTGTGTCATCTATCAAGAACACGTTTGAGCGCGCAATACAGGAGGTGAGCCGGACATGA
- a CDS encoding Na+/H+ antiporter subunit D, with the protein MSNLALFPIVIPLIFAAILMLFPKKLSMQRTVAIVGVSATLVSALFLFSKVSTDGIQAVTLGSWPAPFGISMVSDMLSVLLVLSSTLVTLFVLFYSIPTIGVKREQSYYYPAVLFLMTGVNGAFTTGDIFNLFVFIEVLLMASYALIVHGGEKPQLRESIKYLLVNIISSALFVSAVAYLYSVTGTLNMADLAVKIPEIEAVGILTVIAVLFLVVFGFKAAIFPLYFWLPGSYFAPPMAILALFGALLTKVGVYAIMRTYTLFFTMNIGFTHELLAIIAILTILAGCIGALAYFDVKKIIIYNIIIAVGVILFGISQMNEAGVEGSIFYLVHDMLIKAALFLLVGILTVIFGTSDLRKMGGLIKSYPLFGWTFLIAAFGLAGIPPLSGFPGKLLIVQGGFEGTHFWGSLVILATSLLVLLSVVRIFIYAFWGEPAKIVSIDRKHYLSMFVPTAILVALTVVLGAGAELFMPFVSDAGEVLLNPSLYIDAVLKE; encoded by the coding sequence ATGAGTAACTTAGCCTTATTCCCAATAGTTATCCCGTTGATTTTTGCCGCTATCTTGATGCTATTCCCGAAAAAATTGTCCATGCAGCGCACTGTGGCGATTGTCGGTGTTAGTGCGACACTCGTTTCGGCACTGTTCTTGTTTTCAAAAGTTTCTACTGATGGCATTCAAGCCGTGACGCTCGGCAGCTGGCCTGCCCCGTTCGGCATTTCCATGGTATCCGATATGTTGTCGGTGCTATTGGTGCTCAGTTCTACACTAGTCACGTTGTTCGTGCTGTTCTACAGCATCCCAACGATTGGTGTAAAGCGGGAGCAATCGTACTATTATCCAGCTGTCTTGTTCTTGATGACCGGCGTCAATGGTGCGTTCACGACAGGCGATATCTTCAACTTATTCGTCTTTATCGAAGTGTTGTTGATGGCTTCTTATGCATTGATCGTTCACGGCGGTGAAAAGCCACAGCTGCGCGAATCCATCAAATACTTGCTCGTGAACATCATTTCATCTGCATTGTTCGTTTCCGCTGTCGCTTATCTGTACTCAGTCACCGGCACACTCAATATGGCCGATTTGGCTGTCAAGATTCCAGAAATTGAAGCTGTCGGCATCCTGACAGTTATTGCTGTCTTGTTCTTGGTCGTCTTCGGCTTTAAAGCGGCGATTTTCCCATTGTACTTCTGGCTGCCTGGATCTTACTTTGCCCCGCCTATGGCCATTCTTGCCTTGTTCGGCGCGTTGCTGACGAAAGTCGGCGTCTATGCCATCATGAGAACTTATACACTGTTCTTCACGATGAATATTGGATTTACCCATGAGTTGCTGGCGATCATCGCCATTTTGACAATCCTTGCTGGCTGCATCGGCGCCCTTGCATATTTTGATGTCAAAAAGATTATTATCTACAACATCATTATCGCAGTGGGCGTCATCTTATTCGGCATCTCGCAAATGAACGAGGCGGGTGTCGAAGGGTCCATTTTCTATTTGGTGCACGACATGCTGATCAAAGCGGCTCTTTTCTTGTTGGTGGGCATCTTGACAGTCATTTTCGGTACTAGCGATTTACGCAAGATGGGTGGTTTGATCAAGAGCTATCCGCTCTTTGGCTGGACCTTCCTCATTGCGGCATTCGGCCTTGCCGGCATTCCCCCGCTTAGCGGGTTTCCGGGCAAACTGTTGATTGTCCAAGGTGGATTTGAAGGCACCCACTTTTGGGGCAGCCTGGTGATTCTGGCGACTAGCTTGCTGGTCTTGCTCAGTGTCGTGCGCATTTTCATCTATGCATTCTGGGGCGAGCCAGCGAAGATTGTTTCGATTGACCGTAAACATTATCTATCCATGTTCGTCCCGACAGCTATACTCGTCGCCTTGACCGTTGTGCTCGGCGCCGGCGCGGAACTCTTCATGCCGTTCGTTTCGGACGCAGGTGAAGTGCTGCTGAACCCATCGCTCTATATTGACGCGGTATTAAAGGAGTAG
- a CDS encoding Na(+)/H(+) antiporter subunit C: MEIVMSVAIGLLFMAAVYLMLSKSLIRIIIGTGLLSHGAHLLLLTMGGLGGTAPPVVADGVSVSDYADPLPQALILTAIVISFAVTSFFLVLAYRAYQELGTDNMELLRGTEDYE, translated from the coding sequence ATGGAAATAGTCATGTCGGTTGCCATCGGCTTATTGTTTATGGCGGCTGTATATTTAATGCTATCGAAAAGTTTAATCCGCATCATTATCGGCACTGGCCTCTTGAGCCATGGTGCGCACCTATTGTTGTTAACAATGGGTGGCCTTGGCGGCACGGCGCCGCCTGTTGTGGCGGATGGGGTTTCGGTAAGTGATTATGCCGATCCCCTGCCACAGGCACTTATCCTGACAGCGATTGTCATCTCGTTCGCGGTCACGTCATTTTTCTTAGTGCTCGCCTATCGAGCGTATCAGGAACTTGGCACTGACAATATGGAGCTATTGAGAGGTACAGAAGATTATGAGTAA
- a CDS encoding Na(+)/H(+) antiporter subunit B, which yields MRTNDVMLQTATKVVTFIILMFAVHIFFAGHYTPGGGFVGGLLTASAIVLLMLAFDLPTVKKIVPINYVVLTAVGLLIAIATASASIVFDVPFFTHAYDYFDLPLFGKTSLHSAMLFDLGVYLVVVGVTMTIIQTIGEDE from the coding sequence ATGAGAACAAATGATGTCATGCTTCAAACCGCCACGAAAGTGGTGACCTTCATCATCTTGATGTTTGCTGTCCATATTTTCTTCGCCGGTCATTACACGCCTGGCGGAGGGTTTGTCGGAGGGTTGTTAACCGCTAGTGCCATCGTCTTATTGATGCTGGCGTTTGACCTTCCGACCGTCAAAAAGATTGTACCGATCAATTACGTCGTGCTGACTGCGGTCGGCTTGTTGATTGCTATCGCAACTGCCAGCGCATCGATCGTTTTTGATGTTCCATTTTTCACACATGCCTACGATTATTTCGATTTGCCGCTGTTTGGGAAAACTTCTCTGCACTCGGCAATGTTATTTGATTTAGGTGTCTATTTGGTTGTTGTAGGAGTAACGATGACCATTATTCAAACGATTGGAGAGGATGAATAA